A stretch of the Bradyrhizobium sp. CCBAU 53351 genome encodes the following:
- a CDS encoding dihydrodipicolinate synthase family protein gives MPVTPHKAQRPYRGVFPVAPTIFDERGELDLEGQRRCIDFMLDAGSNGICILANFSEQFVLTDAERETVMHAVLEHVAGRVPVIVTTTHFSSAVCAARSKQAEAAGAAMVMVMPPYHGATFRVPEKGIVEFFKVLSGAIDIPIMIQDAPVAGTPLSVELLARLAHDFSNIRYFKIEVPFAAAKLRSLIEAGGKDIEGPWDGEEAITLLADLDAGATGAMTGGGYPDGIRQIVDPYFAGDREKAKAAYERWLPLINYENRQCGLIACKVMMQAGGVIKSDAVRHPLQPLHPAARAGLLELAKERDALALRWGK, from the coding sequence ATGCCGGTCACCCCACACAAGGCCCAGCGCCCCTATCGCGGCGTGTTTCCGGTCGCGCCCACCATCTTCGACGAGCGCGGCGAGCTCGATCTCGAGGGCCAGCGCCGCTGCATCGATTTCATGCTCGACGCCGGCTCGAACGGCATCTGCATCCTCGCCAATTTCTCCGAGCAGTTCGTGCTCACCGATGCCGAGCGCGAGACCGTGATGCATGCGGTGCTGGAGCATGTCGCGGGCCGGGTTCCCGTGATCGTCACCACCACCCATTTCAGCTCGGCCGTCTGCGCCGCGCGCAGCAAGCAGGCCGAAGCGGCGGGCGCGGCCATGGTGATGGTGATGCCGCCCTATCACGGCGCCACTTTCCGCGTGCCCGAGAAAGGCATCGTCGAATTCTTCAAGGTGCTCTCGGGCGCGATCGACATTCCGATCATGATCCAAGACGCACCGGTGGCCGGCACGCCGCTGTCGGTCGAGCTGCTGGCGCGGCTGGCGCACGACTTCTCCAACATTCGCTACTTCAAGATCGAGGTGCCCTTCGCCGCGGCCAAGCTGCGCAGCCTGATCGAGGCGGGCGGCAAGGACATCGAGGGCCCGTGGGACGGCGAGGAGGCGATCACGCTGCTCGCCGATCTCGACGCCGGCGCCACCGGCGCGATGACCGGCGGCGGCTATCCCGACGGCATCCGCCAGATCGTCGATCCCTATTTCGCCGGTGACCGCGAGAAGGCGAAGGCCGCCTATGAACGCTGGCTGCCGTTGATCAATTACGAGAACCGTCAATGCGGCCTGATCGCCTGCAAGGTCATGATGCAGGCCGGCGGCGTGATCAAATCGGACGCCGTGCGCCACCCGCTGCAGCCGCTGCATCCGGCGGCAAGG